From the Clavibacter phaseoli genome, one window contains:
- a CDS encoding glycosyl transferase, which yields MTVPARPPGRDLVVLQSSQAPRPTTNPYIVMLGRALAATPGVRPLHFSWRTALLGRYDVFHVHWPEILVDGHSPLKKAVRQAFTVALLAKLALRRIPIVRTVHNLERPQGISRRESLLLGLMERTTTLRVRVNPITEIPADQPHATILHGHYRDWFRDEPRADAVPGRLGYVGLVRRYKGVEQLVAAFRGAGDAGADLSLRIGGNPSSEELAGTIRALAAGDDRIRLDLRFQSDAELVDIVTSSELVVLPYRFMHNSGGALAALSLDRPVLVPDNAVNRALDEEVGPGWIHLFDGDLTPEELLRATEAVRTGARAASPDLAARDWDRAGTAHASAYRRALRIRRGVERG from the coding sequence ATGACCGTCCCCGCCCGTCCGCCCGGCCGCGACCTCGTCGTCCTCCAGTCGTCGCAGGCGCCGCGCCCCACGACGAACCCGTACATCGTGATGCTCGGGCGCGCGCTCGCCGCGACCCCCGGCGTCCGCCCGCTGCACTTCAGCTGGCGCACCGCGCTGCTCGGGCGCTACGACGTGTTCCACGTGCACTGGCCCGAGATCCTCGTCGACGGGCACAGCCCGCTGAAGAAGGCGGTCCGCCAGGCGTTCACCGTCGCGCTCCTCGCGAAGCTGGCGCTCCGCCGGATCCCGATCGTCCGCACCGTGCACAACCTCGAGCGGCCGCAGGGCATCAGCCGCCGCGAGTCGCTGCTGCTCGGGCTCATGGAGCGGACGACCACGTTGCGGGTGCGCGTGAACCCGATCACGGAGATCCCCGCCGACCAGCCGCACGCCACGATCCTGCACGGCCACTACCGCGACTGGTTCCGCGACGAGCCGCGCGCCGACGCGGTGCCCGGCCGCCTCGGCTACGTCGGCCTCGTGCGCCGGTACAAGGGCGTCGAGCAGCTCGTCGCGGCGTTCCGCGGCGCGGGCGACGCGGGCGCCGACCTGTCGCTGCGCATCGGCGGCAACCCGTCCTCCGAGGAGCTGGCCGGGACGATCCGCGCGCTCGCCGCGGGCGACGACCGGATCCGCCTCGACCTCCGCTTCCAGTCCGACGCCGAGCTCGTCGACATCGTCACCTCCTCCGAGCTCGTCGTGCTGCCGTACCGCTTCATGCACAACTCCGGCGGCGCGCTCGCGGCGCTCTCGCTCGACCGGCCGGTGCTCGTGCCCGACAACGCCGTGAACCGCGCGCTCGACGAGGAGGTCGGCCCGGGCTGGATCCACCTCTTCGACGGCGACCTGACCCCCGAGGAGCTGCTGCGCGCGACCGAGGCCGTGCGCACGGGCGCGCGCGCGGCGTCGCCCGACCTCGCCGCGCGCGACTGGGACCGGGCGGGCACGGCGCACGCGTCCGCGTACCGGCGCGCGCTCCGGATCCGCCGCGGGGTCGAGCGAGGCTGA
- a CDS encoding glycoside hydrolase family 15 protein, with protein sequence MAKPASRPAPERTDGYVALRSYAAIGDGRTVALIAEDGDIDWLPLPNLHTAPAFAAMLDAPHGGRITLRPDEDFEVTRAYVPGTNVLTTTFTTASGTVRVTDALVTGVAGRLPWSELGRRVEGLAGAVAMSWLVAPGTALGTSSPWVQSTHNGHVIRVDGVTLAVVGLDHGPAEPGTQSLSGAFTTREGSRHVITMVGTEREPVRIPNPEIVDEGIDRTIRNWEYWSAEFRYEGEWAEAVQRSALALKLLVHAPTGSIAAAATTSLPERMDGGKNWDYRFAWVRDLAYTVNALVRFGLREETHAAVSWMLRTIRDNGPDLHVFYSLEGGVPQGSSNPEVPGWRGVGPVVDGNDAQSQLQLGVFGDLFDVVRTYVRDGNVLDADTGRLLATFADRTCDMWQKRDAGMWELEDEQHYTTSKLGCWQALDCAVELAELGQIPGVPDRWRAERDRIRTWVEEECWDEGRGAYVMHPGSQRLDASILLHAVSGFDRGERMSRTLDALRSELGRGPLLYRYSGMPEEEGTFVACAFWMAGALACVGRMDEARELMDQLVDLGNDVGLYAEMIDADDDAFLGNLPQGLSHLALVSAALTIDELSSGRKRSTRTPRAKR encoded by the coding sequence ATGGCCAAGCCCGCATCCCGCCCCGCCCCCGAGCGCACCGACGGCTACGTCGCCCTCCGCAGCTACGCCGCCATCGGGGACGGGCGCACCGTCGCGCTCATCGCGGAGGACGGCGACATCGACTGGCTGCCGCTGCCGAACCTGCACACGGCGCCCGCGTTCGCCGCGATGCTCGACGCCCCGCACGGCGGCCGGATCACGCTGCGGCCCGACGAGGACTTCGAGGTGACGCGGGCCTACGTGCCCGGCACCAACGTGCTCACCACCACCTTCACCACGGCGTCCGGCACGGTGCGCGTGACCGACGCGCTCGTCACGGGCGTCGCCGGTCGCCTGCCGTGGTCGGAGCTCGGGCGTCGGGTCGAGGGGCTCGCGGGCGCGGTCGCGATGAGCTGGCTCGTCGCGCCCGGCACCGCGCTGGGCACGTCGTCGCCGTGGGTGCAGTCGACGCACAACGGGCACGTCATCCGCGTGGACGGCGTCACCCTCGCGGTCGTCGGCCTCGACCACGGTCCCGCCGAGCCCGGGACGCAGTCGCTGTCCGGCGCGTTCACGACGAGGGAGGGGTCGCGCCACGTCATCACGATGGTGGGCACCGAGCGGGAGCCCGTGCGGATCCCGAACCCGGAGATCGTGGACGAGGGCATCGACCGCACCATCCGCAACTGGGAGTACTGGAGCGCCGAGTTCCGGTACGAGGGCGAGTGGGCCGAGGCCGTGCAGCGCAGCGCCCTCGCGCTGAAGCTGCTCGTGCACGCGCCCACCGGATCCATCGCCGCGGCCGCGACGACCTCGCTGCCCGAGCGGATGGACGGCGGCAAGAACTGGGACTACCGCTTCGCCTGGGTGCGCGACCTCGCGTACACGGTGAACGCGCTCGTGCGGTTCGGCCTGCGCGAGGAGACGCACGCGGCGGTGTCGTGGATGCTCCGCACGATCCGCGACAACGGCCCGGACCTCCACGTCTTCTACTCCCTCGAGGGCGGCGTGCCCCAGGGCAGCTCGAACCCCGAGGTGCCGGGCTGGCGCGGCGTCGGGCCCGTCGTCGACGGCAACGACGCGCAGTCGCAGCTGCAGCTGGGCGTCTTCGGCGACCTGTTCGACGTGGTGCGCACCTACGTCCGCGACGGCAACGTGCTCGACGCCGACACCGGCCGGCTCCTCGCGACGTTCGCCGACCGCACCTGCGACATGTGGCAGAAGCGCGACGCCGGCATGTGGGAGCTCGAGGACGAGCAGCACTACACGACCTCGAAGCTCGGCTGCTGGCAGGCGCTCGACTGCGCCGTCGAGCTCGCGGAGCTGGGCCAGATCCCCGGCGTGCCGGACCGGTGGCGGGCCGAGCGCGACCGGATCCGCACCTGGGTCGAGGAGGAGTGCTGGGACGAGGGGCGCGGCGCCTACGTGATGCACCCGGGCAGCCAGCGGCTCGACGCGAGCATCCTGCTGCACGCCGTCTCCGGCTTCGACCGCGGCGAGCGCATGTCCCGCACCCTCGACGCGCTGCGCTCCGAGCTCGGCCGCGGGCCGCTGCTGTACCGCTACTCCGGCATGCCGGAGGAGGAGGGCACCTTCGTGGCATGCGCGTTCTGGATGGCGGGCGCGCTCGCGTGCGTCGGGCGGATGGACGAGGCGCGCGAGCTCATGGACCAGCTGGTCGACCTCGGCAACGACGTCGGGCTGTACGCCGAGATGATCGACGCCGACGACGACGCGTTCCTCGGCAACCTGCCGCAGGGGCTCAGCCACCTCGCGCTGGTGAGCGCGGCGCTGACGATCGACGAGCTGTCGAGCGGGCGGAAGCGCTCGACGCGCACGCCGCGCGCGAAGCGGTAG
- a CDS encoding lipopolysaccharide biosynthesis protein translates to MPASPAAAPAPETPPAATQGLGARAARGAIVTIGAQLVRILIQVASVVVLARLLTPTDYGLLAMVLAIIGVGEIFRDFGLSNAAIQARDLSRGQRDNLWWINAGIGLVLAALVFCAAWPLAAIFGHDELIPIAHALSLTFVFNGLATQYRASLTRSLRFRALATADVTAPAVALLVAIGGALLGWGYWALVAQQLTQTLVLLGLAVGFARWIPRLPRRGEPMGPLLRFGWNMVSSQMVGYVSNNIDTFLVGLRFGAGSLGIYNRAFQLLMTPLAQIRSPLTTVAIPVLSRLADEQRRFADYVARGQLALGYTLGAGLGLVAATAVPITAVFLGPQWDSVAPILRLLAIAGIFDTLAFVGYWVYVSRGLTGDLFRFSLLSAVIKVSCILIGSTGGIVGIAAGYAAAPAICWPISLWWLSRKAPIPTRRLYMGALRIIGVVGTVSVATGALLALVDTGSAVLQLLAGVGTTAVLYALAVALVPAVRRDVRGVLDLARVLPKARRGSAPAPAPAAEPVDVDPVRDAADRSADARVPS, encoded by the coding sequence GTGCCCGCCTCGCCCGCCGCCGCGCCCGCCCCGGAGACGCCGCCCGCCGCCACGCAGGGCCTCGGAGCCCGCGCGGCCCGCGGCGCGATCGTCACGATCGGCGCGCAGCTCGTCCGCATCCTCATCCAGGTCGCGTCCGTCGTCGTCCTCGCGCGGCTCCTCACGCCCACCGACTACGGCCTGCTCGCGATGGTGCTCGCCATCATCGGCGTCGGCGAGATCTTCCGCGACTTCGGCCTCTCCAACGCGGCCATCCAGGCGCGCGACCTCAGCCGCGGCCAGCGCGACAACCTCTGGTGGATCAACGCCGGCATCGGCCTCGTGCTCGCCGCGCTCGTCTTCTGCGCCGCCTGGCCGCTCGCGGCGATCTTCGGCCACGACGAGCTGATCCCCATCGCGCACGCCCTCAGCCTCACCTTCGTCTTCAACGGCCTCGCGACCCAGTACCGCGCGAGCCTCACCCGCAGCCTCCGGTTCCGCGCGCTCGCGACGGCCGACGTCACGGCGCCCGCGGTCGCGCTCCTCGTCGCCATCGGCGGCGCGCTCCTCGGCTGGGGCTACTGGGCGCTGGTCGCGCAGCAGCTCACGCAGACGCTCGTGCTGCTCGGCCTCGCGGTCGGCTTCGCCCGCTGGATCCCGCGCCTCCCGCGTCGCGGCGAGCCCATGGGCCCGCTGCTGCGCTTCGGCTGGAACATGGTGTCCAGCCAGATGGTCGGCTACGTCAGCAACAACATCGACACGTTCCTCGTGGGCCTCCGCTTCGGCGCCGGGTCGCTCGGCATCTACAACCGCGCGTTCCAGCTCCTGATGACGCCGCTCGCGCAGATCCGCAGCCCGCTCACCACGGTCGCGATCCCCGTGCTCTCGCGCCTCGCCGACGAGCAGCGCCGCTTCGCCGACTACGTCGCGCGCGGCCAGCTCGCCCTCGGCTACACGCTCGGCGCGGGCCTCGGCCTCGTCGCGGCCACGGCCGTCCCCATCACCGCGGTGTTCCTCGGGCCGCAGTGGGACAGCGTCGCGCCGATCCTCCGCCTCCTCGCCATCGCGGGCATCTTCGACACCCTCGCGTTCGTCGGCTACTGGGTCTACGTGTCGCGCGGCCTCACGGGCGACCTCTTCCGCTTCTCGCTGCTGAGCGCCGTGATCAAGGTGAGCTGCATCCTCATCGGGTCCACCGGCGGCATCGTCGGCATCGCCGCCGGGTACGCCGCCGCGCCCGCCATCTGCTGGCCGATCTCGCTGTGGTGGCTCTCGCGCAAGGCGCCGATCCCCACGCGCCGGCTCTACATGGGCGCGCTCCGGATCATCGGGGTCGTGGGGACGGTGAGCGTCGCGACCGGCGCGCTCCTCGCCCTCGTCGACACCGGGTCCGCCGTGCTGCAGCTCCTCGCGGGCGTCGGCACGACCGCGGTGCTGTACGCGCTCGCCGTCGCGCTCGTGCCGGCCGTGCGCCGCGACGTGCGCGGGGTGCTCGACCTCGCGCGCGTGCTGCCGAAGGCCCGCCGGGGGAGCGCCCCGGCGCCGGCGCCGGCCGCGGAACCCGTCGACGTCGATCCCGTCCGCGACGCCGCCGACCGGTCCGCCGACGCCCGCGTCCCGTCCTAG
- a CDS encoding YqjF family protein, with the protein MTRPADPVSAAAPDLPGRAVIRQVWSDLAFVHWCVDPALVAPLLPPGTRPDVHDGSSWVGLIPFVLSRSAFPPLPAVPWAGTFAELNVRLYSVGDDGRRGVVFRSLEAAKLLPVIGARVGLGLPYMWASMTHDEHDGVVTYTSRRHTGSRPSSRLSVRPLGEEVEGDPLADFLTARWGMHVARGGVTRYWPNTHDAWTLERAELVDLDDELVAAAGLPGVVDRAPDSVLFSRGVRTEFAGPLRPRA; encoded by the coding sequence ATGACCCGCCCCGCGGATCCGGTCTCCGCCGCCGCCCCCGACCTCCCCGGCCGCGCGGTCATCCGCCAGGTGTGGAGCGACCTCGCCTTCGTGCACTGGTGCGTGGATCCCGCGCTCGTCGCCCCGCTCCTCCCGCCGGGCACGCGACCGGACGTCCACGACGGATCCAGCTGGGTCGGCCTCATCCCGTTCGTCCTGTCGCGCAGCGCCTTCCCGCCCCTGCCGGCCGTGCCGTGGGCCGGCACGTTCGCCGAGCTCAACGTGCGCCTCTACAGCGTCGGCGACGACGGCCGCCGCGGCGTGGTCTTCCGGTCGCTCGAGGCCGCGAAGCTCCTGCCGGTGATCGGGGCGCGCGTGGGCCTCGGCCTGCCGTACATGTGGGCGTCGATGACCCACGACGAGCACGACGGCGTGGTCACCTACACCTCACGAAGGCACACGGGCTCGCGTCCGTCGTCGCGCCTCTCCGTGCGGCCGCTCGGCGAGGAGGTGGAGGGGGATCCGCTCGCCGACTTCCTCACCGCGCGCTGGGGTATGCACGTGGCCCGCGGCGGCGTGACGCGCTACTGGCCGAACACGCACGACGCGTGGACGCTGGAGCGGGCCGAGCTCGTGGACCTCGACGACGAGCTGGTCGCGGCCGCTGGCCTCCCCGGGGTCGTCGACCGCGCGCCCGACTCGGTGCTGTTCTCCCGCGGCGTTCGCACGGAGTTCGCCGGCCCGCTCCGCCCGCGCGCCTAG
- a CDS encoding M23 family metallopeptidase: protein MHQDLLRRPRSQGATRSRPRGRRSLQAIVAIAAVLLTGSIAAPAHAETFASWDDVQKARGDEQAQQALVQRINDEIASLQQKVTDAQDLVTKRGEEHDAAQQAADDKYEDTVQLQQKVDAADAKATKSQEQAAGLAKQLMRSGGQNLSGTLLLSEGDGTDDLLDKLGTMSKVAEKSDQIYAIALQDRNAAKSLSDQAQVALTELDALKAKAEQLLADAAQAQADLEQALEDQNAQKADADAKLAVMAEDREATEDDYQAGVRKRQADADALAASQGRAGGDVSPGAISASGWTAPLPGANTSGYYGPRFHPIQHRMIFHAGEDLVRGYSCGETQYAVHAGTVVFAGWNGGYGNYIRIDHGGGVSSAYGHIANGGTLVRNGQQVVAGQPIAITGTTGGSTGCHSHFEIRLNGNPTDPVAFMHGQGVSITSTH from the coding sequence ATGCACCAGGACCTCCTCCGGAGACCGCGCAGCCAGGGCGCCACGCGGTCGCGCCCGCGCGGACGCCGCAGCCTCCAGGCCATCGTCGCGATCGCGGCCGTCCTCCTCACCGGGTCGATCGCCGCCCCCGCCCACGCCGAGACCTTCGCCTCGTGGGACGACGTGCAGAAGGCGCGCGGCGACGAGCAGGCGCAGCAGGCGCTCGTGCAGCGGATCAACGACGAGATCGCGTCCCTCCAGCAGAAGGTCACCGACGCGCAGGACCTCGTGACGAAGCGCGGCGAGGAGCACGACGCGGCGCAGCAGGCGGCCGACGACAAGTACGAGGACACCGTCCAGCTGCAGCAGAAGGTCGACGCGGCCGACGCCAAGGCCACGAAGTCGCAGGAGCAGGCCGCCGGCCTCGCCAAGCAGCTGATGCGCTCCGGCGGACAGAACCTCTCCGGCACCCTCCTCCTCAGCGAGGGCGACGGCACCGACGACCTCCTCGACAAGCTCGGCACCATGAGCAAGGTCGCCGAGAAGTCCGACCAGATCTACGCGATCGCCCTGCAGGACCGCAACGCCGCGAAGTCCCTCAGCGACCAGGCGCAGGTCGCCCTCACGGAGCTCGACGCGCTCAAGGCGAAGGCCGAGCAGCTGCTGGCCGACGCCGCGCAGGCGCAGGCCGACCTCGAGCAGGCGCTCGAGGACCAGAACGCGCAGAAGGCCGACGCCGACGCGAAGCTCGCGGTCATGGCGGAGGACCGCGAGGCCACCGAGGACGACTACCAGGCCGGCGTCCGCAAGCGCCAGGCCGACGCCGACGCCCTGGCCGCCAGCCAGGGCCGCGCGGGCGGCGACGTCTCGCCCGGCGCGATCAGCGCATCCGGCTGGACCGCGCCGCTTCCCGGCGCGAACACGAGCGGCTACTACGGCCCCCGCTTCCACCCCATCCAGCACCGCATGATCTTCCACGCCGGCGAGGACCTCGTGCGCGGCTACAGCTGCGGCGAGACGCAGTACGCCGTGCACGCCGGCACCGTCGTGTTCGCGGGTTGGAACGGCGGCTACGGCAACTACATCCGCATCGACCACGGCGGCGGCGTCTCCTCCGCCTACGGGCACATCGCCAACGGCGGCACGCTCGTGCGCAACGGGCAGCAGGTCGTCGCGGGCCAGCCCATCGCGATCACCGGCACCACCGGCGGCTCGACCGGCTGCCACTCCCACTTCGAGATACGCCTCAACGGGAACCCCACCGATCCGGTGGCGTTCATGCACGGCCAGGGCGTCTCCATCACCAGCACGCACTGA
- a CDS encoding O-acetyl-ADP-ribose deacetylase encodes MTELEAVRGDITRQDLDAIVNAANSSLLGGGGVDGAIHRAAGPELLAACRRIRAERLPDGLPAGDAVATPGFRLAARHVIHTVGPVWSASDDRTPVLASAYRRSIEEAAALGIRSVAFPAVSAGVYGWPVDDAARVAVASAREAIADGAADGIELVRFVLFSDAVLAAFAAALASGA; translated from the coding sequence ATGACCGAGCTCGAGGCCGTGCGCGGCGACATCACCCGGCAGGACCTCGACGCGATCGTGAACGCGGCGAACTCGTCGCTCCTCGGCGGCGGGGGAGTGGACGGCGCGATCCACCGCGCGGCCGGCCCCGAGCTGCTCGCCGCCTGCCGCCGCATCCGCGCGGAGCGGCTGCCCGACGGCCTGCCCGCGGGCGACGCGGTCGCGACGCCCGGCTTCCGCCTCGCGGCGCGCCACGTGATCCACACGGTCGGTCCCGTCTGGTCGGCGTCCGACGACCGCACCCCGGTCCTCGCGAGCGCCTACCGCCGGTCGATCGAGGAGGCCGCGGCCCTCGGGATCCGCAGCGTCGCCTTCCCCGCGGTCTCGGCCGGCGTCTACGGCTGGCCGGTCGACGACGCGGCGCGCGTGGCGGTCGCGTCGGCGCGCGAGGCGATCGCGGACGGCGCGGCGGACGGGATCGAGCTGGTGCGCTTCGTCCTGTTCTCGGACGCGGTGCTGGCGGCCTTCGCGGCGGCGCTCGCGTCCGGCGCCTGA
- a CDS encoding TspO/MBR family protein, with the protein MGTVKDIVRQIVVISSMAFAVIGSAFGSGAFSGQSIQSASSGALSASYTPVAPAGPAFSIWSVVYLGLVAYTVWQALPAQRADERQRRIGYPVAVTLVLNAVWILTAQAGFLVLSGVVIVALLVTLMWTFRALMATRPRSLVEGVVLDGTMGLYLGWVSVATIANIASILTAAGLQPGTAGRDAWAVALLAVAGVVGAVLALRDGGRLAPSAAIAWGLAWVAVGRLTGELLSTPAAVAAIVAAAAVVVLTLVARARAGWAGRVAARPAVAAR; encoded by the coding sequence ATGGGCACCGTGAAGGACATCGTCCGGCAGATCGTCGTCATCTCGAGCATGGCGTTCGCCGTCATCGGCTCCGCGTTCGGCTCGGGCGCGTTCAGCGGCCAGAGCATCCAGAGCGCGTCGAGCGGCGCCCTCAGCGCGAGCTACACGCCCGTCGCCCCGGCCGGCCCCGCCTTCTCCATCTGGAGCGTCGTCTACCTCGGGCTCGTCGCGTACACGGTCTGGCAGGCGCTCCCCGCCCAGCGCGCCGACGAGCGCCAGCGCCGGATCGGCTACCCCGTCGCCGTGACCCTCGTGCTCAACGCCGTGTGGATCCTCACCGCGCAGGCCGGGTTCCTCGTCCTCAGCGGCGTCGTCATCGTCGCGCTGCTCGTGACGCTGATGTGGACCTTCCGGGCGTTGATGGCGACGCGGCCGCGGAGCCTCGTCGAGGGCGTCGTGCTCGACGGCACGATGGGCCTCTACCTCGGCTGGGTGAGCGTCGCGACCATCGCGAACATCGCGTCGATCCTCACGGCGGCGGGCCTCCAGCCGGGCACCGCCGGGCGCGACGCGTGGGCGGTGGCGCTGCTGGCGGTCGCCGGCGTCGTCGGCGCGGTGCTCGCGCTCCGCGACGGCGGGCGGCTCGCGCCCTCCGCGGCGATCGCGTGGGGCCTCGCGTGGGTCGCCGTCGGACGCCTCACGGGCGAGCTGCTGTCGACGCCGGCCGCCGTGGCCGCGATCGTGGCGGCCGCCGCGGTCGTCGTCCTGACGCTCGTCGCCCGCGCACGGGCGGGTTGGGCCGGGCGGGTCGCCGCGCGTCCCGCGGTCGCCGCCCGCTAG
- a CDS encoding MarR family winged helix-turn-helix transcriptional regulator, translating into MQDDELASWPTGRLLSTAARAVEHAWSEALATLGVTHAGLIALHLLRDGPLSQIQLARSAHVETQTMSRTLERLEREGLVSRAPDPHDRRRHVVARTQAGADAWERAQALEQDVVPELARSAEMRRGLIDVIRAAGRPAPAAETIDTPAPATATPGRAR; encoded by the coding sequence ATGCAGGACGACGAGCTCGCCAGCTGGCCCACCGGGCGGCTGCTGTCCACGGCCGCGCGCGCGGTCGAGCACGCCTGGTCGGAGGCTCTCGCGACCCTCGGCGTCACGCACGCGGGCCTCATCGCGCTGCACCTCCTGCGCGACGGGCCGCTCAGCCAGATCCAGCTCGCCCGCTCCGCGCACGTCGAGACGCAGACCATGTCGCGCACGCTCGAGCGGCTGGAGCGGGAGGGGCTCGTGTCGCGCGCGCCGGATCCCCACGACCGCCGCCGCCACGTCGTCGCCCGCACCCAGGCCGGCGCCGACGCGTGGGAGCGCGCGCAGGCGCTCGAGCAGGACGTCGTCCCCGAGCTCGCCCGCTCCGCCGAGATGCGCCGCGGCCTCATCGACGTGATCCGCGCGGCCGGCCGCCCGGCGCCCGCCGCGGAGACGATCGACACGCCCGCGCCCGCGACGGCGACTCCCGGGCGCGCCCGATGA
- a CDS encoding NAD-dependent epimerase/dehydratase family protein has protein sequence MTPDAATLSVLYLGGTGTISAACVRASVAAGMDVTVVNRGADAKGRGTPAGVTTLVADVQDPDALLAAIGDRTYDAVVDFLSFDAAGADRRVELFAGRTRQFVAISSASIYRKPALQTPITESTLRANPFLSYARDKIAMEDAFLRHHAESGFPVVIVRPSHTYDEASPPLAGDWTVVDRIARGEEVVVPGDGTSLWTLTHADDFAVGLVGILGDERGVGEALHITSDDVSTWDRIHRLVADALGVEARLVHVPAEQFPIVEPDWGWSELVLGDLSHSAVFDTTRIRRLVPAFQPRIPFHLAVRGIVAWRAAHPELTRPDADTDRRIQRLVDAKHAADAAYRAAAAG, from the coding sequence ATGACCCCCGATGCCGCCACCCTGTCCGTGCTCTACCTCGGGGGGACGGGGACCATCAGCGCCGCGTGCGTCCGGGCCTCCGTCGCCGCCGGGATGGACGTCACGGTCGTCAACCGCGGCGCCGACGCGAAGGGCCGGGGCACGCCCGCGGGCGTGACGACGCTCGTCGCCGACGTCCAGGACCCGGACGCCCTCCTCGCCGCGATCGGCGACCGCACCTACGACGCGGTCGTCGACTTCCTCTCCTTCGACGCCGCGGGCGCCGACCGCCGCGTGGAGCTCTTCGCCGGCCGCACCCGCCAGTTCGTGGCCATCAGCTCGGCGTCGATCTACCGCAAGCCCGCGCTCCAGACCCCCATCACCGAGTCGACGCTCCGGGCCAACCCGTTCCTCTCCTACGCGCGCGACAAGATCGCGATGGAGGACGCCTTCCTCCGCCACCACGCGGAGAGCGGCTTCCCCGTCGTGATCGTGCGCCCGTCGCACACCTACGACGAGGCGAGCCCGCCGCTCGCGGGCGACTGGACGGTCGTCGACCGCATCGCGCGCGGCGAGGAGGTCGTGGTCCCGGGCGACGGCACCTCCCTCTGGACGCTCACGCACGCGGACGACTTCGCCGTCGGCCTCGTCGGGATCCTCGGCGACGAGCGCGGGGTCGGCGAGGCGCTGCACATCACGAGCGACGACGTCTCGACCTGGGACCGGATCCACCGCCTCGTCGCCGACGCGCTCGGGGTCGAGGCGCGGCTCGTGCACGTGCCCGCCGAGCAGTTCCCGATCGTCGAGCCCGACTGGGGCTGGTCCGAGCTCGTGCTGGGCGACCTCTCGCACAGCGCCGTGTTCGACACCACCCGGATCCGCCGGCTCGTCCCCGCGTTCCAGCCGCGGATCCCGTTCCACCTCGCCGTCCGCGGCATCGTCGCGTGGCGGGCCGCGCACCCCGAGCTCACCCGGCCGGACGCGGACACCGACCGCCGGATCCAGCGCCTCGTCGACGCGAAGCACGCGGCCGACGCCGCCTACCGGGCGGCCGCGGCGGGCTGA
- a CDS encoding endo-1,4-beta-xylanase, giving the protein MPATPFDPSTAGWRPTAIPEARRADAVITVRGADGQPLAHAEVRVEQASRDIAFGNIGFDLIPLANGETDPEAAGVETFGGARLEGLERLAEQWLGVFDTATLPFYWGRFEPVRGRPDTARLLATALWLRERGVAVKGHPLVWHTVTAPWLLDLPLDEVERVQRERIRRDVGDFAGLVDTWDAINEAVIMPVFDREDNGITRLAAARGRRAMVRMAFEEARAADPTATLVLNDFDLSPAYEELIEEVLGAGIPVDAIGLQTHMHQGYRGEEEVIGIVDRFARFGLPIHMTETTLLSGDPMPPEITDLNDYRVTSWPSTPAGEERQAEEVERHYRSLVGHPAVAAITYWGLADDGMWLGAPGGLVRADGTPKPSYDALRRLIREEWRLAPTTLRTDAEGLMRVTAFAGGVRVAHAGREAVVAVAAGASAVEAVLG; this is encoded by the coding sequence ATGCCCGCCACGCCATTCGACCCGTCGACCGCCGGGTGGCGCCCGACCGCCATCCCCGAGGCCCGCCGCGCGGACGCGGTGATCACGGTCCGCGGCGCCGACGGGCAGCCGCTCGCGCACGCCGAGGTGCGGGTGGAGCAGGCGAGCCGGGACATCGCGTTCGGCAACATCGGCTTCGACCTCATCCCGCTCGCGAACGGCGAGACGGATCCCGAGGCGGCCGGCGTCGAGACCTTCGGCGGCGCGCGCCTCGAGGGGCTGGAGCGGCTCGCGGAGCAGTGGCTCGGCGTGTTCGACACGGCCACGCTCCCCTTCTACTGGGGCCGGTTCGAGCCCGTGCGCGGGAGGCCCGACACCGCGCGGCTGCTCGCGACCGCCCTCTGGCTGCGCGAGCGCGGCGTCGCCGTGAAGGGGCACCCGCTCGTCTGGCACACGGTCACCGCGCCGTGGCTGCTCGACCTGCCGCTCGACGAGGTGGAGCGCGTGCAGCGGGAGCGGATCCGGCGCGACGTCGGCGACTTCGCCGGGCTCGTCGACACGTGGGACGCCATCAACGAGGCCGTGATCATGCCGGTGTTCGACCGCGAGGACAACGGCATCACCCGGCTCGCGGCGGCGCGCGGTCGGCGCGCGATGGTGCGCATGGCCTTCGAGGAGGCGCGGGCGGCGGATCCGACGGCGACGCTGGTGCTCAACGACTTCGACCTCTCGCCCGCGTACGAGGAGCTCATCGAGGAGGTGCTGGGCGCGGGGATCCCGGTGGACGCGATCGGGCTGCAGACGCACATGCACCAGGGCTACCGCGGCGAGGAGGAGGTGATCGGGATCGTCGACCGGTTCGCGCGGTTCGGCCTGCCGATCCACATGACGGAGACGACGCTCCTCTCCGGCGACCCGATGCCTCCCGAGATCACCGACCTCAACGACTACCGGGTCACGAGCTGGCCGTCCACGCCCGCGGGCGAGGAGCGGCAGGCGGAGGAGGTCGAGCGGCACTACCGCTCGCTCGTCGGGCACCCGGCCGTCGCGGCCATCACCTACTGGGGGCTCGCGGACGACGGCATGTGGCTGGGCGCGCCCGGCGGCCTGGTGCGCGCGGACGGCACGCCCAAGCCCTCGTACGACGCGCTCCGCCGACTGATCCGCGAGGAGTGGCGGCTCGCCCCGACCACCCTGCGCACGGACGCGGAGGGCCTTATGCGCGTCACGGCGTTCGCGGGGGGCGTGCGGGTGGCGCACGCCGGGCGCGAGGCCGTCGTCGCCGTGGCGGCGGGCGCGTCGGCGGTGGAGGCGGTGCTGGGCTAG